ttttcacATTCTGTGCCCACTCATGGATCTGAGTAATCTGATGATAGGTTAATAAATTAGGACTCATCTCACTCATACATACAAGTTTGCCTTTCGTTCACAGACTTACATAAAGAACAAGCCACTGATGGaaaacaaaaccaaaaaaagaaaggaaaaaaaaaaagcaatgcCTCCAACTACCCTATTTCCTCCTTTCAGTAAAATTTCTTTGAAGACTAAAATCTAGGGGATGAAGCGGAGGTGGTCACTCTCTCAGATAATTTATTAGTACATAGCATTTGAGTAAAGTCTACCTGCTCAGTATCAGGACACAACTCCATGAACAAAACCCAAAATTAAGGcccaaggaaaaaaaaaaaaggacctCTGGATACCTGTTTAAGCCGACCAAGAACTATTTCCCTCTTGGAAGCTTCTTCTGCACTCTCAAACAGTCCCGAATCCACCAAAAACTGAAGCCCACAAATAGAGAAAATTAACAGAAAATTCCAGGAAAACAAACATATACTCGAGCTTTCGATACAAAAGATTGAAGCAACTGCATCAACTACCAAACCTTCTCCAACCCCCTGTTTCTCTGAATATCAGCTTCGATCGGTCCCGCGTGAGACAAAGGTCTCGTCACTCCCCATTGTTTAGGCGGCTGCTTTTGCTCCAGCAACGCAGGTGGTGAATCGTTTAAACCATATGATCCAACCATATCTCTAAACTCTAACTAAGACTAACCCTCAACCTTATATAATTCTATCCCGAATCTAAGTCGAGAAAAAGAAGAAACATAAAAAGGACACACTAAAGCAAGGAGATTAAAAACTGAAACCTAACAAGGGAAACAAAATCCAAGAAACCACTATATTCTTCcaccaaaaaaataaaacacttGCTCAAACTCGAGCCGCTTAAAAGAATCAAAACTCACAGTCCACGCAGGAAGAAAAAGAATGACCGCCAAGGTAACATCACAACCCGGAGTAAGAGAATTCAGAGTCGATCGCGTACGATATAAGAGAAAACACCCGAGATATCGAACCAGGAAAATCAAGTAATTGAAGTTTCTAGATCTAATGACACGGGGATTCAACCCGAAATCTATAGACTTTAAAATCGACCGAGTACGAAACCAATAGCAGAAACCCTAAAAAAATCGAACAAATTAAACCTAAAAAGAGAAATCAAGATACTGAATTTAACGATCTACGATCGACAAAATCCTAGAATTCTCCAATCCGGACAGGCGAGAGAGGGAGAGAGGAGGAGATTTTCGGGGGAAGTGGGACGGTGGTTTAAAGGAGATGAAGAATGTTAGGCAGCGATGTGAGActagatatttttttatataaatgttTTTATACATTTATATTTATCTTATAATTATGTTTGAATTTAAATTGAGAAACGCGTTTGTTGCGTTCGATTTCACACGGGAaagtttattatttaaaaaatgtattttttttatttccatGTTTATTACATAAAATTTTGCATTATAATATAATGAACAAGTCTCTTATAAGACGttttcacgaatatttatctatgagacgggtcaatccttcctaccgatattcataataaaaaataatactcttagtataaaaagtaataatttttcatggataacccaaataagaataTGTCTCATAAGGGACGACCcacgagaccgtctcacacaaaattTTGCCTTATATAATTATATCTCAATATCATCACGTAACACATAAAATTAGATAGCATTTACAAAAACTTATTTTAAGtgattcttaatttttttaaattacaaaaTGATCATATCATTTTACactcttatcataaaaacattaatatatttttagaaaTTTGATTTTGTGAGCACACATTGTGTACATTTATTTGAGTATTGTTAATATGACATCTATAAATTAGATTTATAAGGCTACGCATTGATATCTGAATATCTGATGAATGTTTATTATATCAAAActctatttttattatataagaAAAAACTCAcaatttattttagttttaaattttaatgtaaTCTTTTACATGATATGGAGTAAGATAAAGAAATTCATCCTACATGTTTGCCTAATAGTTTAATGTAAGTTATCATATGTGTGGGATATTGAGTTGTAATAAttgatgtttaaattttttattcttaATTCTATCATTTAGAGTGCTAAAAATttaaagttatttatttattcatgatGTAATAATTATTTAGTGGGTCAACTGACGACTCGCGGGTTCTTTGATTGGTTTTTACATACTGGTTGACATGGTCATCTATTACAACATGTTAAGTTGTAGCATATTACACCTATTAGTACCAAATACAACATGTTAAGTTGTAGCATATTACACCTATTTATATGCAGTACTTTAATCTTTATATATACGTGTGTCGAGAAATTTAATGCAGGGAAATATGTTTCAAtattgttaaaatatttttttaaaggaaaaattataaattttattaagaATTCAAATCCTCGTGTACTTCCCATACACAAAAAAAAAGTGAAAGAGCATGTGCGATTTCATTAGCTGATCTCTTGGTATGAAAAACGTCGTAATTGTCAGACTCCTTGAAAGTTCTTCAAACCGCAGATACATCACGAATCATCGTGTGGCGATGTGATTGTCTGCAATATGTTGTTGCTTGGACATTTTGAAATCCCTTTTCAATCAAAATCTGTAGTCCTTCCCATAGAGCTAGTAGTTCTCCATGTGTCACTGAGAAAAGCTAGAATCAGTTTTCCTTGATGGTCCCATAGAGCACCTCCAATGACATGTAAATTCAAATGTTGGTTGACAGAGGCATCTACGTCCATACGCGTGGTTTGGATGCCATATGGAAACCGCCCCATCACTACTGCATTCCAGCCTTTGCACTTCAATTTAAATTGTTAGTCATCTGGAATTCTTCAAGAAAGACTCTGCACCATTCAATATCAGTGTTGTAGCTTCTGTCATAATCAGAGTGGGCATAATTGTTTCTTTTTTTCCATATTGCCCAAGTGCAAATGGCCACCTTCTCGAATACTGTTCTCCCAAGCTCATGCTGTGGTAAAGGAATCGCTAGGATTTCAGATGACACAAAGGGTGGAAAATTGTCATTTATGGTGCTTATATCCCAACTCGATCCTATTCGAAATTAAAGCATGTACCAAagtttgatcaacttcatgggagagtatttttccaagattgatttggaGACTTGGTACACATATATATTTACCAAACTTTTGTTCCCAATCTTCTAAGTAAGCCCCTTCTTTCAATAGTTTCCTACTCCACAATCGTGATCTCCATATATAGGATGAATTATGACCCAATGTACGTAGTCTCCATAAAATCGTTATGTCTGGAATATCTTGATTTGAGGACTCACGTACGCACTTAGAGAATTCAGATTGGTTATCACACAGACACACCATATTTGCTTTGCAAGCAAAGTTTTGTTGAAAATTTCAAGCTTCCTAAAGCCCATGCTTCCCCATGCATTTCGGTTTGCACAATTCATCCCATTTTTTCAAATGAATTCGTTTCTGTCATTCTCAACTCCCCACCAAAAGTCAACACACTCATTCTTTATTTCATCGCATGATATAACCTTGGTATTTGCAAACATGACATAGCATACACCGGGATCACTTGGAGAATTGATTTTATGAGAAACTCATTCCCACCTTCAAAGAAAAAATTATTCTCccaacttttaatttttcaACCACTTTCTCTGTCAAACAGCTAAACTGAACCCTTTTACTCCACAAAGAAAAAGTTGGAAGCCCAAGTACACTTCATGATCCTGAACCACCGATATTGTGACCTCAGTTTTTAAGCAGTGGCTTATCTTTTTGCAATCTTCTGTCGTAGCTATGAAGATCACTAAGCTATCATATGCAAATAAAagatgtgatatataatatactttatatatatatatatatatctatatatataaactatgtattttaaaaaatattcaataatTTTTGTCATTACATATTTGATATAAGCAGAATCTTTTCTCCTATTAAAagattaaatataaatatataacataGATTATGTGCATGTATATgtgtatattatattttatagttTAAAAGGTCCTGTAAACTAATTATTTTCGTACGGTTCCACAATTTTATGTAAATAACAATATTTGGAATGTCATTTAGTATTGGTAAAAGCAATTCTGCTCACCAAAGATGGAGCAAGTCTTACTATTCTGATCCTCTACAAAAACAGATAGATAATCTCAATCTGCCCTTATGCTAACAAAGTGATGAGATCCAATATCACCCAAATATGGCGGAGTTATCAGGCTCTAGCATCTACAAAGATGAATCAAGTAttcattttcagctaatgaagtTGAACAACCTACGATCTTCTTTTCTTGCATTGAATGTCAGATGCATTCCTCACCTTAATGGATAACAACCCAACCAGCAATCGCATTTTGTCTTCGAATTCTATGTACTCTATGTGAGCCACTCTCCAATCTTTCAAGAATCGCATATGTGATCGAATCTGGAGTCAAACCATGTTCCTTGATCGTTGCATAAATATTAACCGCTTCTGCTGTTCTCCCACTCTTTTCAAGACAATCAAGTAAGATATTGTAGGTCACAATATCTGGACAACAACCTTCAGCAAGCATTTTGTTCAACATGCTATATGTCATCTCAACTTTATCAAACTTACCAAAACATTCTATTAATATACTATACGTGACTACATCAGGATTTAGTCCCCTTTCTTGCATTTATTTGAATCTCATGTGGGCTTCATCAAGATCTCCATTCTTTGTGAGGCAATTAATGAAAGATTGTTGGTGACAATATCAAGCTTGTAATCACTGGTCTCAAGATCTTCAAATATTCTAAGCGCTTCATCGACTTTTCCATACCTACCAAAGCTAGAAATCTTGACGTTGTAAGTAAAAATATCTGGTGTCGGTTCATCGTGTTTCATCTTGTCATATAGATCAAAAAGAAATTCGTGTAACACTAAAAGATATTCAAACAAAAATCCAAACTCTAGAACAACAAGAAAATTCTATTAAAAGGACTTCAATAAGCAGGCGCGATCTTTTTACACTAAAAAAGGACGGCCAAGGTAATGTCAAAACCTTTAACCCACAAAGAGAAACGATCAATctaattaaaatgtctcaaaaAAGATATTAATATTGTGAAAACTTTAGAAAGTATAAGTCTCGATGATTTCCAAAACCTTGCAGAATTTTTGCAAATATCAGGtcgtagatctaaagatgaatacaATTGGGAGTGGACCACCCGCAATGACATGGCATCTTCTCATGAACCACGAAGGGAGAGTATGAGATCTCATAATACAAATACGAGATGACCCCAAACAGATTTTCATGTTGGTGGAGAAGCACACATAGCGGAAACCAGGTCAAAGAGAAGTCAAATTCCCTTGCATCAAACAACCTATGAGAAATCGGTTTTAAAACATATACATCCTTTTGGGGTTATTCTTAACCTTGATGTACTaaacttcaaaaacagagaagatcacatagatgattggacatcGGTTATAGAATAGTAGtaggaacacttgatctcaacataTAATGATTCGTTAAATTtttagaaatgagtcttatgagaTATGTTAAAATTGCATGGGACATGACTTTGGTAGAAACCAAAGAGTTGCTCATGGCCAGAGAATCTCTCAGTGAGATAGTCAGAATAATGAATACCTTATTTAAAACACAATTTATAGGGGTATATTATTTTAACAGCCAAGACAcaaagaagaaaaataaatatactcaagctctgtatagccTTGAATTACATGAAATCTGATTAATAGTGGCACTCTTTCTTCAGTTCATACTATATCACTCAGCTTCCTAGAAATATCATGATTACCTTAATGGATTCAAAAAGTAGTACATGAGACATTGACACACAATGTTTATTTGTTCAGATGAGATATTTTGAAGTTATACTTCTTCAGTACAACACCAGAACCAGCACAAAATAGGTGACGAAGCATTTCATTTTATCAAATTAAGGAAGTTGGATACAAATATCAGAAATTCATCAAAGATCATCCATTAGAAGAAACAACCcttattatttcattaattgAAGATGACATCTCTATCAGAAAGAGAATGAGGTCTATGAGTCTTTTTAACCGAGATGAACAAAGTCATGTTTCCATTTAAGCTCTATCAGAATTCTATAACTGAATCTTTTCTGTTAAACACTATGACAGGaaaaaaaacaacaagttttgcagatgacctatttgaaaagaaaagaaatcttcgGTACGTAGAATAGTAAGCTGCCGGGCAGCAAAGAAAATAATTAGAAATTCTGCAACATGGCTCATATGAGAAGATAGTCAGAAAACATCTGTCCAGAATGATCGAACCAAAAAGAGCCAGAACTGATAAAGGCTTTCGACCAAGAACAGACCGAAAGCATATTGCAGAGACATGACCAAATGGTGAGAGAtcacttaaaaaaaatttctggaggaccatacaaaagaaaaatattcctcTATACATATATAGCAAGCATGTGATCCAACCACTCCATTAGCGGAGGATGGACCACAACTAAAAGATGACTCTATCAATTAGTGAATATGGACCACTCAACAACCATAAAGAAAAGCCACTAACATGTGGTTGAATGGACCACCACTCACAAGATTCCGTCAGCCACAACTAGCAGAATAATTTacaagatttgatatcagatttcaAATCTATAAGACTTCTATAAATACCAAGGCACAAGGAAAATGAATACATCATTcaacattttcatttttttcctcTAAATAAACATTTGCAATAGTTTTCTTTATTATATGTGTGTTCAAATTCTGGCTACTATAGCTAGCTAAACAAGTTCCACATCCTCTAAATAATCCTATACATGAGGTTACTATGTATTAATAAATTGTATGTTTGAATAAAAAGACCAAGTCTTGctgcccctctcatgtattattttcaaattgaaCCACTTTACTATACACTCTGAGGTAAGAAATCAAACAATGTTGTGCTAAGTGTTGTTGTGACCGTGTAGTTGAGCTGTGATGAGCAATCTCTAAAACCGACAGATACAACCCGGCTACACTCTGATCAAAAAAGTAAAATGTTCAATATATTAGAGTAAAACATGATGAGTCATATAAAAATCATCTGAAACATGATATATAAGCTGTAAACTTTGTGTAGTTGCATATATTTGGGTTATATGTATTTAAgtacataaaataattataaatattgatgatattttcgTAAAATTGAAATGAGTAGGAAGCTCAAACACCTCAAACAAATATTTGAAGAAGTAGAAAATgatgagaaaataaatttaaaattatattgtcAAATTGCACATGTTGTAATCGTGGAAATGAAGCTTAATATGACAACATTGACAAGTGGCAAAAATATGTATTCAAAAGCAAATAGTCGGTCCACCCATGTTAAAGCAAATATGAAGATTGCTCATACGCAACTATTTAGAAATCCAGTCCAGCTGATTTGAATGTGAAGCTACAGCTATTATCAATTTCAAACTCAAATACATTCCCGATTCGTTTTCTTCTCTGGCTTATGGATTATTGCTGCAAATTCACCGTATGAAGAACGATTCCCTTTACTGTTGTAAGTCCTATATCTGTTCAAGAATCGAGATTTCTTGCTTACGCAAATGGGTTTTCTCaggtattttttctttttgtagTTGTAGGGTGGCGATGATGAAGAGAAAAGATTGATTTTTTTCGCTGAAAATGGCGGCGGGGGAGAAAAGGGACTTTGCTCTGAGACCCGTACTTGTGAAATTTGGAGTGGGTCTTGCTATTTCGCTTGGTGGGATTCTTTATACCTTTTTAGAAGTAGAGGAATCAAGCCTTCTAAATTAAAACCTCCACTGCCTTCTCCAGGTTAGATTTTCTTCAAATTTCTGTTTTTGTTTCGTTTCCTGATTTTATTCTTTCTTCATGGGGCATATTAATTTGATTTGCAGATAAGATCATTCTGTCTGATTCAATTAGGGAAAGCGAGGGGTTCGGTGCCGATGATTGTGCTTTGGAAAGGGTATTCATTTTCAAGTAACTTTGATTGGTAGTATAGATTTTTTTCCATTGAGGAAAAGAAATTGGTTTGATCGGTGGGTTTTGTTAGTGCTTACTCAAAACTTGTCAATAAAATCAGTGTACTTTTGAAAGACAACTACAGTGATAGCTTTCCCGGTTAGTGATGAACTTCTAAATTTTTGCATGAACGTGCAGAGCCGAGATGATGGAACACATATGAATTTTCATTCACGGAGTAAAATGTTTTCATACTAGTGGACcaaattgatttatttttttctttcaggAGTCGTCTGTCGCGGAGATTAATTTTTTGACCGATCTATCTCCGAGCGTTGAATACAGTGGAGATAGATATGGCTTTCTCTTGCCAGAGTTTACCAAACTTGTTACAGAATGTGATTTAGATGTCACAGCCTGTTCGATTCCTCCAGAGAAAAATCTTGGAACTCAAGTTCTTGATGTAGAATCGCCTCAGGAATTCAAATGTTCTGAACCTGATGAACACAATAGTGAGATTAATAGTCTAAGGAACCAGGTTGAAATTCTTGAGGAAAGAGAGAGATACTTGGAGATTCAGTTGCTCGAGTATTACGGTCTTAAAGAGCAAGAAACTGTTGTCGTGGAGCTCCAAAACCAGCTAAGAGTAAGCAACATGGAGGCTAAACTTAATAATATGAAGATCGAGTCTTTGCTATCAGATAACAGAAGATTAGAAGCGCAGGTGGCTGATTATGCTAAAGTGGTAACTGAGCTTGAAGCTGCAAAAACTAAGATACAGATTCTAAGGAAGAAACTTAGATTTGAAGCCGAACAGAATAAGGAGCAAATTTTATCCCTTCGAGAAAGAGTGATGAAACTTCAGGATGAGGAAAAAAGGGCCATTGAAAATTGTAATGATATGGAAATGCATCGGCAGAAAGAGAATGAATCGGAGGAGTTAGAGGCGGTGAAGATGTCCAATCACGATTTGAAGATGGCAAATTCCGAATTGGCTCGAAAATTGGAGTACTTGCAAATGCTTGCCACATCTGCATTAGACAATGAAGAGGTAAATCTACATATATTATTCTTTTCATAAAAAATGGATTATGAGTATTTTGTGCAAGAATTATGGGATCTTTGTTGTATCAGGCACAAGAGCTTAAAGAAGAGAACCAGCGTCTACAAAAACGAAATAAAAGTTTGTCTGAGGAAATCGAGCATGTGAGAGCTGATCGATGCACAGACATCGAAGAGCTTGTCTATCTCAGATGGATAAATGCTTGCTTGCGCTATGAATTGAGAAATTA
The nucleotide sequence above comes from Primulina eburnea isolate SZY01 unplaced genomic scaffold, ASM2296580v1 ctg502_ERROPOS157194, whole genome shotgun sequence. Encoded proteins:
- the LOC140821269 gene encoding uncharacterized protein, coding for MATFSNTVLPSSCCGKGIARISDDTKGGKLSFMGGDDEEKRLIFFAENGGGGEKGLCSETRTCEIWSGSCYFAWWDSLYLFRSRGIKPSKLKPPLPSPDKIILSDSIRESEGFGADDCALERESSVAEINFLTDLSPSVEYSGDRYGFLLPEFTKLVTECDLDVTACSIPPEKNLGTQVLDVESPQEFKCSEPDEHNSEINSLRNQVEILEERERYLEIQLLEYYGLKEQETVVVELQNQLRVSNMEAKLNNMKIESLLSDNRRLEAQVADYAKVVTELEAAKTKIQILRKKLRFEAEQNKEQILSLRERVMKLQDEEKRAIENCNDMEMHRQKENESEELEAVKMSNHDLKMANSELARKLEYLQMLATSALDNEEAQELKEENQRLQKRNKSLSEEIEHVRADRCTDIEELVYLRWINACLRYELRNYRPFPGKTVARDLSKTLSPKSEEKAKQLILEYASNECSDLSEFDPEQWSTFHASLTDSGEHNDSMSAKTTTPLSKMKFFAKLMKVLRGKDGDHHSQTSIPVDYVLDRYSSDSHSVISDGFSKMLQTPWEESSRLSLELQRSYSRGENSIVTGESHDSSRRTSEDSSLSIFRQINLITEDINDFSLENQDAQNATKKKLIKYAEALKNSHMKSSFHRRSAPPFNSF